GGAATGCGATTCGACATTCGCAGGGGCGATAGCACGCTTTCCGTCTGGATCACGAGCGACAGTCCGACGATCAGGTTCACGATCAGGATGAACGGCAGAGACAGAAAGCCATAGCGCAGGGCGAATTCCACGAATCGGCCGTGCATCATTCCCGCCGGCAGGCCAAGCAGCAGCCGCGGTAGCAACAATACGCCTTCCCAAAGAGCCGTGCCGACCTCGCGGGCCTGGCGGCGCAATTCCTCCGCGAGCGACGCCGGCGGGGGAGAAGCCGGGCGATGTGGTGAAGCCGCCGCCGCGCTTTCTAACTCCGTCCCCAGTTTTTCAATCGGCACGTCGACCATGGCTCGATCTGTTGGGCGAAGCACAAGGGCGCGATCGCACAACCCTGTCAGGACGTCCAACTCGTGCGCCACGACGATTGCCGCCATATTCGGATGCTCGCGGCGAACCTCTTTCAGCCAGGCAACCAGCACATCGCGGGTGCCTGGGTCGACACCGGCCAGGGGCTCGTCCAGAACGAGCAACTTCGGAGGGCGCACGAGGGCGCGCGCGAGAGCCACTCGTCGCGCCATTCCACCGCTCAGCGCGGACGGCAACTTGTCTGCATCTGCATCCGGATCCAATCGAGCGCGTGTGAGCAGTTCGCGTACACGCTCGGGCGTGGCTCCGGCAGCTTCCAGGTTTTCCGCGACGGTTAGCTCATCAAGGAGCGCATTCTCCTGAAACACCGCCGCGATGGAATCGTAATACTCGCCGTTTGGCGGCCAATGTCGCGCGGCGGGGGAGCGTCCATCCACACGCACGTTTCCCGTCAGGCCGGGTTCAAATCCCAGCAGCCCCGCCAGCAGGCGCGACTTGCCGGAACCGCTCGGGCCTGCGAGCGCGACCCATTCGCCCGACACAATCGTCAGGTCCGCGGCATCCAGCAGCGCCGCCGAGCCGATCTGGAGGGACAGGCCTCGGGCCTCGAGCAGGGAGCCCATCGCGTGATCTCTCAGAGTGGATAGCCGCGCTTGGCGGCGACGTCCTGCTTCAGCTTCTGGAACATGGCTTCGTATTCGCCGGTGCCCTGGGGCGGCAGGTTGCGTTGGCGCGCCAGCATCCCACGCACCTCTTCGTCGATCTCATCCTCGCGTCGCAGATCGTTGATCATAACCTGAGCGATCAGCGTGGCCAGGTTCTCCGTCCCGACCTTCCGATCCACGGCGCCGTCCCGGATCATCTCTTTCGCCATCTTGTTCGCCAGGTGGTGAATGCGTTCTTCCGACAGCCGCATGGGGGACGCTCCGGTTTGGGGATGGGCACACCGCCACTGTTCGGGGAATCGGCGTCCGGTTCAAGGGACAAATCGATGGTGGTTCCGCTCATTCAATCTCCAAGTTGACCATTGCAGCCCACCGGCCACGCGTGCGATGATAGCAGTATAGCAGTCAACGAAACCGTTCGTCGCCTTAGCGCGACGTTTTTCTCGAGTCATGGAGGATTTTGAATGAATGATTTTGGTGGTAACAGCTTCCCGCCCCCGGACGCCCCAACGCCGGATGAGAAGACCATGGGGATGCTTGCGCATCTCTTGGGTGTCTTCACGGGGTTTATCGGCGCTCTGATCATCTGGGCGATCAAGAAGGATGAATCGAAGTACATCGCAAAGCAGAGTATGGAGGCGCTTTTTTTCCAGATTGGCATGGCCGCTCTCTGGCTTATTGTCACGCTCATCTCGGTTGTAACATGTGGCTTTGGAGCGGTTCTTTACTTGGGCGTCGTTGTCATCGGTCTCGGCTACACTATCATCGCCACGATCAAGGCGAACGACGGCCTGATCTACGAGTACCCCTTCACAACTCGTTTCGTGAATGTCGAC
This DNA window, taken from bacterium, encodes the following:
- a CDS encoding DUF507 family protein — translated: MRLSEERIHHLANKMAKEMIRDGAVDRKVGTENLATLIAQVMINDLRREDEIDEEVRGMLARQRNLPPQGTGEYEAMFQKLKQDVAAKRGYPL
- a CDS encoding DUF4870 domain-containing protein, with the protein product MNDFGGNSFPPPDAPTPDEKTMGMLAHLLGVFTGFIGALIIWAIKKDESKYIAKQSMEALFFQIGMAALWLIVTLISVVTCGFGAVLYLGVVVIGLGYTIIATIKANDGLIYEYPFTTRFVNVDLGGSVRVSDTPPSAEHPQNPPPPQPPEE
- a CDS encoding ABC transporter permease, coding for MGSLLEARGLSLQIGSAALLDAADLTIVSGEWVALAGPSGSGKSRLLAGLLGFEPGLTGNVRVDGRSPAARHWPPNGEYYDSIAAVFQENALLDELTVAENLEAAGATPERVRELLTRARLDPDADADKLPSALSGGMARRVALARALVRPPKLLVLDEPLAGVDPGTRDVLVAWLKEVRREHPNMAAIVVAHELDVLTGLCDRALVLRPTDRAMVDVPIEKLGTELESAAAASPHRPASPPPASLAEELRRQAREVGTALWEGVLLLPRLLLGLPAGMMHGRFVEFALRYGFLSLPFILIVNLIVGLSLVIQTESVLSPLRMSNRIPEAMARSVVQGFGPLLVALLMAGRAGSSQCSEVGMKRLSRQWEGLWLSGHDADRELFGPRAAALMIVLPVLVLVGEAAALFSGALYYILPGQSTLTVTFYLSDLVQQIAARDVAVGMLKGLLAGFGISLCAYVVGRRPPRSSEDIGQATTLATTLSAAAVIVIDFVVNLLV